In the genome of Pelobacter seleniigenes DSM 18267, one region contains:
- a CDS encoding aldehyde dehydrogenase family protein, producing the protein MAKAPKVLSAEEKQKVDELFVRARAAQAQIENLDQETVDRAVQAVAWAAANEKTFTRLAQMGVDESGLGDRAGRPYKRAKIIGILRDCLREKSVGIIEEIPEKGIVKYGKPVGVVACLIPTTNPALTPPTNGLYSLKARNATIFAPHPRSKQTTFETIAVMRAALKKVGLPEDLFLCIDQPSIPSSQYLMSQADLSIATGGPAMVKAAYSSGKPAYGVGAGNATMCFDETTAQDVKTAAMNVRLSKTADYGSGCSADGNLMIHDSVYAAMLEALQAEGGYLCNADEKAKLTKVLWDDELHRTIDTIACSAQSIAEKAGFRIPEDRCMLLCEEDNIGPEYPWCKEKMAPIIGVFKYSGTYDKAIERLQEIYKVGGRGHSCGIYSFNDEHIHMHALAMPVSRIMVRQPQSKANSGSLTNGMPMTSSMGCGVWGGNITNENVHLKHYMNVTWVSRPIPEDRPSDQELFGEFYNDETLVFP; encoded by the coding sequence ATGGCCAAAGCACCTAAAGTCCTCAGCGCAGAAGAAAAGCAAAAAGTTGATGAGCTGTTCGTCCGGGCCCGTGCAGCGCAGGCCCAGATTGAAAACCTCGATCAGGAAACCGTTGACCGTGCCGTTCAGGCTGTTGCCTGGGCTGCTGCCAACGAAAAGACCTTTACCCGTCTGGCCCAAATGGGGGTCGATGAAAGCGGTCTCGGTGACCGTGCCGGGCGCCCCTACAAACGGGCCAAAATCATCGGCATCCTGCGCGACTGCCTGCGGGAGAAGAGTGTCGGCATTATCGAAGAAATTCCGGAAAAAGGGATCGTTAAGTACGGCAAGCCGGTTGGTGTGGTCGCTTGCCTGATTCCGACGACCAACCCGGCCCTGACTCCGCCGACCAACGGGCTCTATTCACTGAAAGCCCGCAATGCCACGATCTTTGCGCCGCACCCGCGCAGCAAGCAAACCACCTTCGAGACCATCGCCGTGATGCGCGCCGCCCTGAAAAAGGTTGGCCTGCCGGAAGACCTGTTCCTGTGTATCGACCAGCCGAGCATTCCGTCTTCCCAGTACCTGATGAGCCAGGCCGACCTGTCCATCGCCACTGGCGGTCCGGCCATGGTCAAGGCCGCTTACAGCTCCGGCAAGCCCGCCTACGGGGTTGGCGCCGGTAACGCCACCATGTGTTTCGATGAAACCACCGCCCAGGACGTCAAGACCGCGGCTATGAACGTGCGGTTGAGTAAAACCGCCGACTACGGCTCGGGCTGCTCTGCCGACGGCAACCTGATGATTCACGACAGTGTCTACGCCGCTATGCTGGAAGCTCTGCAGGCAGAAGGTGGTTATCTGTGCAACGCTGATGAGAAAGCCAAACTGACCAAAGTGTTGTGGGATGATGAACTGCACCGGACCATCGACACCATTGCCTGCTCCGCCCAGTCGATTGCCGAGAAAGCCGGCTTCAGGATTCCGGAAGACCGTTGCATGCTGCTTTGCGAAGAGGACAACATCGGTCCTGAATATCCCTGGTGCAAAGAGAAGATGGCGCCGATCATCGGTGTTTTCAAATATAGCGGAACCTATGACAAGGCGATTGAGCGTCTCCAGGAAATCTACAAGGTCGGTGGGCGCGGCCACTCTTGTGGAATCTACAGCTTTAACGACGAGCACATTCACATGCATGCCCTGGCTATGCCGGTCAGCCGGATCATGGTGCGCCAGCCGCAATCCAAGGCCAACTCCGGGTCCTTGACCAACGGTATGCCGATGACCTCTTCCATGGGGTGCGGTGTCTGGGGCGGCAACATCACCAACGAGAACGTGCACTTGAAACACTATATGAACGTGACCTGGGTCAGCCGGCCGATTCCCGAGGATCGTCCTTCGGATCAGGAATTGTTCGGCGAATTTTATAACGACGAGACCCTCGTTTTCCCATAA
- the asd gene encoding aspartate-semialdehyde dehydrogenase — MKVGLVGWRGMVGSVLMQRMVEENDLAGVRPVFFSTSQAGQEAPDFGQGPSVLEDAGNIEKLAEQDVIITCQGGDYTKEVHPKLRQQGWDGYWIDAASSLRMDDNAVIILDPINRDVIDKALAAGGKDFIGGNCTVSLMLMGIGGLFKAGLVEWVSSMTYQAASGAGAPNMRELLAQMGVLSDCVNEELKTPGSTILDIDRKVTETLRSEGFPTSEFGYPLAGSVLPWIDKEVEDGQSREEWKGIAETNKILATAQQIPIDGICVRVGAMRCHSQALTIKLTKDVPIADIETIIAEANPWVKLIPNTKAASLEGLTPAAVSGTLSVPVGRVRKMKMGPEYLSVFTCGDQLLWGAAEPLRRMLNILKEN; from the coding sequence ATGAAAGTCGGATTAGTCGGTTGGCGTGGCATGGTCGGTTCCGTGCTGATGCAACGTATGGTCGAAGAGAATGATCTCGCCGGGGTCCGGCCGGTCTTTTTCTCGACTTCACAAGCCGGTCAGGAAGCTCCCGATTTCGGTCAGGGACCGAGTGTCCTTGAAGATGCCGGCAATATTGAAAAGCTCGCTGAGCAGGATGTCATCATCACCTGCCAGGGCGGTGATTACACAAAAGAAGTTCACCCCAAACTACGTCAGCAAGGCTGGGACGGTTACTGGATCGACGCGGCCTCGTCATTACGGATGGACGACAATGCCGTTATCATCCTGGACCCCATTAACCGCGATGTGATCGACAAAGCCCTGGCCGCAGGGGGAAAAGATTTCATCGGCGGCAACTGTACCGTCAGTCTGATGCTGATGGGCATTGGCGGGCTGTTCAAGGCCGGGTTGGTTGAATGGGTCAGTTCCATGACCTATCAGGCTGCCTCCGGAGCCGGGGCACCCAACATGCGTGAACTGCTGGCACAGATGGGCGTGCTCAGCGATTGCGTCAATGAAGAACTGAAAACTCCGGGTTCGACAATTCTCGATATCGACCGCAAGGTCACCGAAACCCTGCGCAGCGAAGGATTCCCGACCTCCGAATTCGGCTATCCGCTGGCCGGCAGCGTGCTGCCCTGGATCGACAAGGAAGTCGAAGATGGTCAGAGTCGGGAAGAGTGGAAAGGAATTGCCGAAACCAACAAGATTCTGGCCACTGCACAGCAGATCCCGATTGACGGCATCTGCGTCCGGGTCGGCGCCATGCGCTGCCATAGCCAGGCGTTGACCATCAAACTGACCAAAGATGTCCCCATCGCGGATATCGAAACGATCATCGCGGAAGCGAACCCATGGGTTAAACTGATCCCCAATACCAAAGCCGCGTCGCTGGAAGGGCTGACCCCGGCAGCAGTGTCCGGGACCCTTTCCGTTCCGGTCGGTCGGGTTCGCAAAATGAAGATGGGTCCGGAGTACCTGTCGGTCTTCACCTGCGGCGATCAACTGCTCTGGGGAGCCGCCGAACCGTTGCGCCGGATGCTCAATATCCTTAAGGAAAACTGA
- the queF gene encoding NADPH-dependent 7-cyano-7-deazaguanine reductase QueF (Catalyzes the NADPH-dependent reduction of 7-cyano-7-deazaguanine (preQ0) to 7-aminomethyl-7-deazaguanine (preQ1) in queuosine biosynthesis): MSHYEHNLPLGKSTVYKAEYDPTLLCPFPRQVKRDVIGITEELPFGGYDIWNAYELSWLNQRGKPVVAMGEFHIPCETAQLIESKSFKLYLNSFNQTRFSDSDQVVERITADLSAAAGGKVRVRLIESHQFVTEGIQTLPGECIDDLDIDVDSYSLNPALLESASDASQQVSEELHSHLLKSNCLVTSQPDWGSVLIRYQGGRIDREALLRYLISFRQHNEFHEQCVERIFVDLMRYCQPVKLTVYARYTRRGGLDINPFRSNFETRIANLRLVRQ, translated from the coding sequence ATGTCCCATTATGAGCACAACCTTCCCCTGGGGAAAAGTACCGTTTACAAAGCGGAATACGACCCGACTTTACTGTGCCCTTTTCCGCGCCAGGTCAAACGTGATGTGATCGGGATTACCGAAGAATTGCCGTTTGGTGGCTATGATATCTGGAATGCTTATGAATTGTCCTGGCTGAATCAGCGGGGGAAGCCGGTTGTGGCGATGGGCGAGTTTCATATCCCCTGTGAAACCGCGCAGTTGATCGAGTCCAAGTCCTTCAAGCTCTACCTTAACTCATTCAACCAGACCCGGTTTAGCGATAGTGATCAGGTCGTCGAACGGATCACTGCCGACCTGTCTGCTGCCGCCGGCGGGAAGGTCCGGGTACGGCTGATCGAAAGCCACCAGTTTGTGACCGAGGGGATTCAGACGCTCCCCGGAGAGTGCATTGATGACCTCGATATCGACGTCGATAGCTATTCCCTGAACCCGGCTTTGCTTGAATCTGCCAGCGACGCTTCTCAGCAGGTGAGCGAGGAGTTGCACAGTCACCTGCTGAAAAGCAATTGCCTGGTGACCAGCCAACCGGATTGGGGCAGTGTGCTGATCCGCTATCAGGGTGGCCGGATTGATCGGGAAGCCCTGTTGCGCTATCTGATTTCTTTTCGTCAGCACAATGAGTTTCATGAACAGTGTGTCGAGCGGATTTTTGTCGATCTGATGCGCTATTGCCAGCCTGTCAAGCTGACCGTTTATGCTCGCTATACCCGGCGTGGCGGTCTTGATATCAACCCGTTTCGTTCCAATTTTGAAACCCGTATCGCCAACCTCAGGTTGGTCCGGCAATAA
- the amt gene encoding ammonium transporter yields MNSHSALDYHWVIISAFLVFMMQLGFAMIETGCVRSKNTINVAMKNLADATFGFIFFWLIGFGLMFGHDNGGMFGTSLFMIDGKDHSVTSFFFFQAMFATTAATIVSGAVAERMKFNGYVLSAIFITTIIYPLFGHWAWGEGGWLKELGFVDFAGSTVVHSIGAWVGLAGAIVLGPRLGKFHSGTARYFAPGNHNFIVFGVFVLWFAWFGFNAGSLLSFGPEVSSILLNTLLSAAAGGMSAYLLSLFLHRMVGVELFSFGIVAGLVGVTAGCAQFTAEQSFLVGFISALIMFLAERLMLALRIDDPLSVVAVHGCAGIWGTLAVGLFGLVPAGLTRWQFLGVQATGVIAAFGLAFPGGLLLFSLLRLTKTLRVSKRDEVLGLNVTEHQARLPWVETIESIIRIMRSGALHRKIYEERGTEVGIVARFFNYLLDRLHDKQIELAASNNSLRTQINVDTLTRVFNRRGLLENIKLWTGSGKDFSIIIVDIDHFKRINDSYGHSVGDSVLQEMALLIKSLVRSQDVFGRWGGEEFVLLVETSEAELAWKIAEKLRTSVEAHPFATVSSITCSFGVCCPEQPATSFEVLFEAADQALYQAKDKGRNQVVINPPGLQTATSEVA; encoded by the coding sequence ATGAACTCACATAGCGCCCTTGATTATCATTGGGTCATTATCAGCGCGTTCCTGGTTTTTATGATGCAGCTTGGCTTTGCCATGATTGAAACCGGCTGCGTTCGCTCGAAAAACACCATCAACGTCGCCATGAAAAATCTGGCTGACGCCACCTTCGGCTTTATCTTTTTCTGGCTGATCGGCTTTGGGCTGATGTTCGGACACGACAACGGCGGCATGTTCGGAACCTCCCTATTCATGATCGACGGCAAAGACCACTCGGTCACCAGCTTTTTCTTCTTTCAGGCTATGTTTGCCACCACGGCGGCCACCATTGTTTCCGGTGCCGTGGCTGAAAGAATGAAATTCAACGGTTATGTCCTATCAGCGATCTTCATCACCACCATCATCTATCCACTTTTCGGGCACTGGGCCTGGGGCGAAGGAGGTTGGCTCAAAGAGCTCGGCTTTGTCGATTTCGCGGGTTCTACCGTCGTCCACTCCATAGGTGCCTGGGTCGGCCTGGCCGGGGCCATCGTGCTCGGCCCGCGATTGGGCAAATTCCACTCCGGCACAGCCAGATACTTTGCCCCTGGCAATCATAATTTCATTGTTTTCGGGGTCTTTGTCCTCTGGTTTGCCTGGTTCGGCTTCAACGCCGGCAGCCTGCTGTCCTTTGGACCCGAGGTTTCCTCGATCCTGCTGAACACGCTGCTGTCCGCTGCGGCGGGTGGGATGAGCGCGTATCTGCTCAGCCTCTTTCTGCACCGGATGGTCGGTGTCGAACTGTTCAGTTTCGGGATTGTCGCCGGGTTGGTTGGAGTGACGGCGGGTTGTGCCCAGTTCACCGCCGAGCAATCGTTCCTGGTCGGCTTTATTTCCGCCTTGATCATGTTCCTGGCTGAACGCCTGATGCTCGCCCTGCGCATCGATGATCCACTCAGTGTTGTGGCGGTTCACGGCTGTGCAGGGATCTGGGGGACCCTGGCCGTGGGCCTGTTCGGCCTGGTTCCGGCAGGACTGACCCGCTGGCAATTTTTAGGGGTCCAGGCGACCGGTGTCATCGCCGCGTTCGGACTGGCTTTCCCCGGCGGTCTGCTGCTATTTTCATTGCTCCGCCTGACCAAGACCCTGCGCGTGTCCAAACGCGATGAAGTCCTTGGCCTGAATGTTACCGAGCATCAGGCGCGCCTGCCCTGGGTGGAAACCATCGAAAGCATCATCCGGATCATGCGCAGCGGCGCCCTGCATAGAAAAATCTATGAAGAACGCGGTACCGAAGTCGGTATTGTTGCCCGCTTTTTCAATTATCTGCTCGACCGCCTGCATGACAAGCAGATCGAATTGGCGGCATCAAATAACAGCCTACGCACGCAAATCAATGTCGATACCCTGACCAGGGTCTTCAACCGCCGCGGCCTTCTGGAGAACATTAAACTCTGGACCGGCAGTGGCAAAGACTTCTCCATCATCATCGTCGATATTGACCACTTCAAAAGAATTAATGACAGCTACGGACACAGCGTCGGAGACTCGGTCCTGCAGGAGATGGCCTTGCTGATCAAAAGCCTGGTGCGCAGTCAGGATGTTTTCGGCCGCTGGGGGGGAGAGGAATTTGTTCTGCTTGTGGAAACCAGTGAGGCTGAGCTGGCCTGGAAAATTGCAGAAAAATTAAGAACAAGTGTTGAGGCCCACCCCTTTGCGACCGTCTCTTCCATTACCTGTTCGTTCGGCGTCTGCTGCCCGGAGCAGCCGGCGACTTCGTTTGAAGTGCTGTTTGAGGCGGCCGATCAGGCCCTTTATCAGGCCAAGGACAAAGGGCGCAACCAGGTTGTCATTAACCCGCCAGGCCTGCAGACAGCGACATCGGAAGTCGCCTGA